The window GTCACGGTGTGCTCCTGAAAGTCCGTGGATAAGGGGCTGGCTTACGGCGTATTGCTCTCGGCTCCGAGCCGGCGTACGTCCCGTACCGGACGTACGCCGACTCCGAGCGGTCGTACGGCTCTAAGCAAAAGCGACGTTGTAGAGGCCTGCGGCGATCGCTCCGCCGATCAGCGGACCGACGACCGGGATCCAGGCATAGCTCCAGTCGGACCCGCCCTTGTTGGGCAGGGGCAGGAGGGCGTGCACGATACGCGGGCCGAGGTCACGGGCCGGGTTGATGGCGTACCCCGTCGGACCACCGAGGGAGAGGCCGATGCTGACGACCACGAGGGCGGTGATCAGCGCGCCCAGGGTGCCGAGACCCTTGCCGCTGTCGTTGAGACCCTGTGTGAGGACCGCGAGCACCAGCACGACCGTGCCGATGATCTCCGTGGCGAGGTTCTGCCACGCGACCCGGACCTCCGGGCCGGTGGAGAAGATGCCGAGCACCGGGCCGGCCTTGGCCTCCCGGGCCTCCACGGACTTGGTGTCCTGCGCACCGGGACCGCCCACGATCTCGCGGTCGGTGAGGTGCGCGTGGAACTGCCCGTAGTAGGCGACCCACACCAGCGCCGCGCCGATCATGGCCCCGAGGAGCTGGCCCGACCAGTAGGTCAGGACATTGCTCCAGGCGTCGTCCTTGATGGCGATCGCGAGGGTCACGGCCGGGTTCAGATGGGCACCGGAGAGAGGCGCCGAGGTGTACACGGCGGTCAGTACCGCGAAGCCCCACCCGAAGGTGATGGCGAGCCACCCGGCGTTGCGTGCCTTGGAGGCCTTCAGCGTGACGGCGGCACAGACACCGCCGCCGAGCAGGATGAGTATGGCGGTACCGATGGTCTCGCCGATGAAGATGTCGGAGCTGGACACCCGCGACTCCTTTGTCCTTCGTCCAGGGGAAGCCGAACCCCGGGTCCCTCCGGTGGTTCGCGACCTCAGGTGAGGTCGTTGCGGCCCTTGGCGTTGTCACACTCTAACGCGTATTGCCGGTAGGTGTTCGACAATGCCGACCGATGGACGCGAGTCTCGCTCTCCCGTTACCAGCTCGTCAAGGCTTCCGTTGTCGAAAACGCGATCGTTATTCATTGCCGTGAAACATCGATCTTGGAACGGCCGCATACCGCGTGCGAGCTGGCACGTTCTGTTGCCGCGGGGGCATGTCAAAGGGCCGGTACGTCGTCGACGTACCGGCCTTGTTTCCGTGCGAAGTGCCCGCGAACCTCAGAACCGCCCGGCGCCCAGATCCCGGGACACCGCGCGGGCGCAGTCACGGACGGCGGCGATCAGCTCGGGGCGCAGCTCGCCGTCCTTGCACACGCGCTCCACCGCCCCCGTGACGCCCACCGCGCCGACCGGCATC is drawn from Streptomyces liliifuscus and contains these coding sequences:
- a CDS encoding MIP/aquaporin family protein, whose translation is MSSSDIFIGETIGTAILILLGGGVCAAVTLKASKARNAGWLAITFGWGFAVLTAVYTSAPLSGAHLNPAVTLAIAIKDDAWSNVLTYWSGQLLGAMIGAALVWVAYYGQFHAHLTDREIVGGPGAQDTKSVEAREAKAGPVLGIFSTGPEVRVAWQNLATEIIGTVVLVLAVLTQGLNDSGKGLGTLGALITALVVVSIGLSLGGPTGYAINPARDLGPRIVHALLPLPNKGGSDWSYAWIPVVGPLIGGAIAAGLYNVAFA